From a region of the Rhipicephalus microplus isolate Deutch F79 chromosome X, USDA_Rmic, whole genome shotgun sequence genome:
- the LOC119161728 gene encoding uncharacterized protein LOC119161728, translating to MSPDTSTCIESRRLVDVHDSPFSEESPSLKEPSLVSTNGIPEAAKDVVACPFYQCALEDIFPDNRDTEAKRDDKVDQLIQCGFLYGKNSKQALQHKRLQRSARSPQLHGAGEQHRMAADRQQSGSKHSKTRTSMSISLLGLEDGTFALEQRGLSVSPFWWAFEARAC from the exons ATGAGCCCAGATACTTCGACTTGCATCGAGTCTCGCCGTCTAGTCGACGTTCATGACTCCCCCTTCTCAGAGGAGTCGCCTTCTCTCAAGGAGCCCTCCTTGGTCTCAACAAATGGTATTCCAGAAGCGGCTAAAGACGTCGTTGCCTGCCCATTCTATCAGTGTGCCCTCGAAGACATCTTCCCCGACAACCGGGACACTGAAGCCAAGCGAGATGATAAGGTCGACCAGCTAATCCAGTGCGGCTTCCTCTATGGCAAGAACAGCAAGCAAGCCTTACAGCACAAGCGACTACAACGCTCCGCAAGAAGCCCTCAGCTACATGGTGCTGGGGAGCAGCACAGGATGGCTGCAGACAGACAG CAAAGTGGCTCCAAACATTCGAAGACTCGAACCAGCATGAGCATTTCTCTCCTGGGTTTGGAAGACGGCACATTCGCTTTGGAGCAGCGCGGCCTCAGCGTATCGCCTTTCTGGTGGGCATTTGAAGCCCGGGCTTGTTAA